The DNA segment TCTGCGCATGCTTTTTTGTCAGTAAGCGATTCCGGATAATTTCCCCCTCCATTTAAGGCTGAAACCGGGCACATACGCACGCATGCCATGCAGTGGCAGCAGAGTTCTTCTTCCATAAGCGGGTCCGGAGGGAGACATGCGGCTGTAAACACTGACCCAAAACGCACTCTGGGACCGTATTCCGGGGTCAGGAGCATGTTGTTCACTCCGAAATTTCCAAGCCCTGCAAGAAATGCGGCGTGACGGTGGGAGAAGAATGCGACCGGCTTTTCAAGTAGTACGTCAATGCCTGTGTACCCGTCCCGGGGAACAGAGACGGAAGGGTATCCGCATTTGTTGAGGTATTCAGCTATTCTGTATGTATACTGGTCCAGAAGTCTGTTAAGGGTGCCGTAAAGCTCCCTGTACCAGACTGACGGTGTTGTCTCTATAACAGGGAGATGGACGGGCAGACCGATTACTATTACCGACTTTGCCTCAGGGAAGACTGACCGGGGATAGAAGTCTTTTGGAATCCATGGTCTGAAAGGCGGTTTTTCCCAGCTTTCTGCGCTGGCAACTCCAAAAATGGGTATGTCCATCTCCCTGCATTTCTCCTTTAGGACTGTTTTCAGTTTCTCTGTCATAACCACCCGAAATTTTTTATCGGCCCTGAGAATAAATATACCTTATTCATCCCTGAAAAGTGCCGGTTCAGCAGGCACCTGAACTATTCAGCGGCTCCCTGAATTTTTTCCGGTGATGTAAATTATGAGGAAAGGGTTCTCTTCAACAATGACCCGGGGAAGAGAAATACCCGTTTTATTCCATCCTGAATAATATGGTGATGTAAAATGCAGGTCAGTAAAATTACCATTGGAAGCTTTTCGCACCTCACGTATCTTTCGCAGAAAGCACTGCGGCTGTATGACAAAAAGGGAATACTTGTTCCCGGATTTAAGGACATGTTTACAGGTTACCGCTATTATACCACAGAGCAGATAGAAGAGGCCCTTAAGATTAAAGTGCTTGCGGGCCTTGGTTTCTCTCTCTCCGAGATCTCGGTTATTATGTCTGCAATAGAGAACGGAGATGAGAAATATGTGTCTGCGCTGATTTCAAAGCGTCGCATCGCCACAATGGCTGAAATTGACCGGCTTGAAAAAATAAAAATCCTTTTGACTGAAAAAAAGGGTTTTACGGAGTTGTTCAGAATGAATGTATCAGAACCGGTAGTTAAAGAGGTTCCTGCTTTAAGAGTGCTTTCAGCCCGCAGGACAGGTACGTATGAGGAAGTTTGCTCAGATATTGCTGACTCTTTGATGGAAATAGTCAGCAGTCCTGAAAACCAGAAAAACGCTGTTAAAGTGACAGGGCCCTGTATTTCGCTGTGCTATGATGAAGAATACAGGGAGACGGATGCAGATATTGAGATGGCAGTTCCTGTTTCGGGACAGGTTATATCAGACAACCCTTCGTTTTCAGTAAGAACCCTTCCTTCATGTAAAGTAATTTCCGTAATCTACAAAGGTCCTTATGAACACGAGGGATTTTCTGTTGCGTTCGGTAACGTGTTCAGATATGCGTCTGAAAACGGACTTGAGACAACCGGGCCTGACAGGCAGATATACCTCAATAACCCGGATGAAAACGATCCAAAGGACTACCTTACGGAAATCCAGATCCCACTGAAATAATCTTTAAAAAAATCATTTCTTTTTGAGGATGTATACCAAAAGTCCTGTTTCGTTTTCGGTTCCGGATTTTATGAAGCCGTTTTTATCAAGAACCCTTTGTGAAGGGATGTTGTTTTTTTCCGTTTTGGCGGTTATTTCACTGGCAAGGCCTGATTGAAATGCTTTTTTTACTATGGCACTAACTGCCTCTGTAGCGTATCCCATGTTTTCAAACTGTTTCAAAACGGAATAGCCTATTTCCGGGAGTGCATTTTCGTGAAGGATAATTCCGCCGCTTCCGATTAATGTTCCGTATTCCTTACTGTCTTTATTTTCGCCTTTAAGTACCCAGTAATAACTGTAAAGTCTTTTCTCTTTGCAAAAACCAAGGAATAACTCAAAAACTTCCTTTGTTACAGTTTCGTGAGGCCAGTTTTCCGGGATGTCTACGGATGAAAGCGTTCCGGGTTTACCCCTTTTCCCAAGTTCATATTCCAGGGTTTCTTCTGTTTCTGGTATAAGGAAAAGTCTTTTGGTTATAATAATATCCGAATCCAATTTTTGTCTTCCTTTTATCAGGGATTTAAGATCAGGTGTCCATAGACTCCTTTTCTGTTGAACCTGTTTTCTATGATATAATTGTAGATTTTAACGTTCTGGTTATACTGCGATACTAAAGACTTTACAAATGAGTTTTTGCTGTTGTACTCATTGACAAGGTTATTGTATTCAGCTACAAGGCTGTTGTATTCTGCTGTGCTGCCTCTTTTTTTCAGGCTGTCCATCCTTTCAGCCATTGAGCTTATCCCGGAAGCCATAACTTCAAGCTCGTTTTCAGAGGAGTTAATTCTGGGCTCAAGGCTTTCAGCCTTCTGCTTTGCCTCAGTCATCCTTTCATAGATATAGGAGACATCCCCGCAGCTGTTATATGAGGTTGTTCCGTTTCCGACCCTGATTATGTATGGGTCTGAACTGAGAGTTTTACCGTCCCTGATTTCAATTACAGGCCAGCCTGGATAGTTATAGTCAGTTACCTCGACATATGCATAGCCTGTGTTTTTATAGGAGCATTCCGGGGATTTAATTCCGACAGACATATGCTCATCATCTTCAAATTCCATCAGTGAGACGTTGTAGCCTTCGGCTGACAAAAGGGCTGCCGTAAGTATGCTTTTGTCGTCACAGTCGCCGGAATTTTCATAAACTGTCTCTACCGGGAATTTTGGTTCCGTTCTGATTTTATCCGTTTTATAAGGAATGGACTCCACGTATGCAAGGATAAGTTCTGCGTACCTGTCAGAATCCAGAGACATCTGCTTCTTTAAGCTTCTGAACTGTTCCAGTATTGAGCTGTAGAGCGGAGAAAGTGACGGGTCGTTTATAAAAGACAAATAATACCCGGATGACCAGTTGTTTGATGATATTTTGTCCTGGCTTAAGTATGCTGATTTGTCGGCGTTGTATGCAGCCTCGTATAATCCCCTGTCTAAGGGTATTTTGATTGTTATGTTGGTGTTTTCAAACGGGAAAGTATGACTGACTGTTGTATATTCTCCTGTAGCTGAATTTTCCGGAATTGAAGGGTACTTGTCCTGACTTTGTCCGGTGAAGGTCGTAGAACAGCCGCATGAGAGAACGGATACGAACAGTAGTAAAAATACGGTCAAAACAGCAGAAAGTCTTTTGTCTGTCATTTTTTTCTCACCTGAAACCTTGCCCTGGGTGGTTCTTAATTCATTTTATTAGTATTCAGCTTTAATTTATTTTATAGGTAAAAACAGTTTTTCAGGTGGCTGACCTTTACTGTATCTGGTGAAGATAATGGTGAAAAAATGAAAAAAACAAGTCTTCATTGCCCTGTCTGCAATTCCCGGGATATATACAGGATGACCGGAGGATTCACAGGAGAAATATATATCTGCAAAAAGTGCGGCTATAGGGGAGCGCTTGTTGTAGAGTACGATAACGACTTAAAGGATGAATTTGAAAAGGCTTCTTCTTTCAGGGAAAGTGAGTATAATTGTGACTGTGGGAATTTCAGGGCAAAAACAGTCCTTGAGATAATTCTGGTTGTCCTTATTCTCCTCTCTGCTTATGCAATTCTTTCAGGATTTTAGGTTTTAGTCGCAGATATATGCCGGTTTGGAAAATAAAAAAGAAATCTGCTGAAAATGGCTGGGATAAATAATTCTCTCAAAAAATAAGTGGTATGATTTAAAAAAATCAGATGTTTCCGCCGGTATAATTAAATCCCTTATTCTGGACTGTGTGTTTTTCTGTAAATGAGTTTGTTATAAGATTTTTGTCGACCTTTGACGATATTTCACCTGTCTTTGCATAATTGTACATAAGAGCAACGAGTATGGCCTGCAGCGCTGAAATCAGAATGGCTGTTATTGCGAAGATGATTATGGTAAGGGCGCCCATGGAAGCTATTACAGTAGTATTTTCTGTTGCAAGCGAAAAGAATGTTCCTGCTAGAAACAGCATAAACGGGATGTAAACGAATGCAAATGAGAACCCGGCAACGACAGTCTCTCCCCATGTCTGCCTGAATAGTGACCCGGACTCTTTAATTGCCGAAAAAGCGTTTTTATGCTCAAATATCATCACTGGTATCACGAAAAACGTTGCAAGTTCCCACGCTGCACCTGCAATCAGAGAGACGATATCACCTATGACCTGACCTGCGCCGCTTTTTTGGTTTCTCAGAAGTCTTAATACCAGGCCGACTGTTGCCGCAATAAGAGACCAGACAAATATTCTTCCTGCGTTTGCTGCCGAAGCTTTTATGCCGTCCATTAAAGCCGGGTCATTTCCATCAATTACGGCTGTCGCGTTCGAGACAATTCCTGCCTTGAAGAAAGACGATATAAAAGCTATTACAAGGTATATCACAAACAATACAGCGACCCATGTTATCCACCCTGTTGTAGTCATGGAATCCGGGTTGAACCCTTCCGACCTGAATACGAAAAGAACAGGGAAGAACAGAAATACAAGGGCTATAAGTATGCAGACCCCTGATAAAACCGGAAATGCCATAAGACTTTTTTCACGTCTCAGTATTCCGAAAGTCTCCTTGAAAAGAGTCCATCCTTTAATTGCGCGATCAAACATAAATAATCTCTCTCATTCTGTTAATATTAAGAATACTGTTTAAGAGTCTGTTCATCAGTACGTTTATTGTGACCGGATAAAAAGAACAGCCGGGCTGACTATTTCTTTCAGGCTGCCCGGAGGTTATAACTCATACTTCAACGCATCTATTTATCGGATTATATTCAGATTATAAAGAACAAATGTCCAAGGCGTTTTTAGGAAAACTTGTTTTAAACTGGTGCGACAAATGCCATACTCCTGTTCTCGGGAAGAAGTGCTTTTGCGGTGAAGAGACAAGAAGCGTATCAATAACTCCCCCGGGAGATATAAGGCCGGCATTCAAAGCCGATATTGATCACATTAACGACCTTTATCTGAAGCAGTTCGGAGAAAAACTTGTACCTGAAGGTCATATAGTAATTCTCAACAAAATACCTGACGTAGACAGGATGGAGGAGGTCATAATGGGCGGTGCCGTTGTCTGTGCGTACAGGTACATACCGTCTGAAAAGAGGTGGGAGCTCCTGCCCAGGGTTCACGCGGCAAAATACTCAAAACCGAAATATAAGTATATTGTGGCAGACGACGGTGCAGTTGAGCCGATAAAGAAAGGTTCGAGTCTTCTTGCTCCAGGTCTTGTCGATATTGAAGAGAGTGTAAAAGCCGATGATGAAGTATTCATCCTTTCAAAGTCCGGAGAATGCATAGCAGTCGGGCGTTCGCGTGTAAGCGCTAAAGAAGCAAAAGAAATGGACCGCGGTCCTGTTGCAAAGACAAGAAAAACGAAACCCGATGTCTGTGTTCCAGGCGAGGCTTCATGGGAGAAAGCTGTTGGAGCCAATACCAATATACTGAACAATGCTGAAAGTGAAGCTGTCAACTTTGTAAAATCGGTTGTCAGCAAAAACCCCGGACTTCAGTGCAATGTCTCTTATTCCGGAGGCAAGGACAGTCTTGCAACTCTTCTGATAGTCCTGAAGGCAATAGGTAAAGTTCCTGTTTTGTTTTCCGATACTGAACTTGAGTTTCCGGAGACCTACAAAAATGTTGAGGAGGTTGTTGAAAAATATGGCCTTGATATTGTAAGAACCGGTGCAGGCGAGACTTTCTGGGAGGATTTTGAGGTGGAAGGACCTCCTGCGGTTGACGTAAGGTGGTGCTGCAAGGTATGTAAACTTCTGCCTGTAAAAAGAATAATCGAGGAGAAATGGGGTGAATGCCTCTCATTTATCGGTCAGAGAAAGTATGAGTCGCTTGCAAGGATGAAGAGCCCGCGGGTCTGGAGAAATTACAAAGTTCAGGTCCAGTTGTCTGCAGCGCCCATTCAGCACTGGACTGCTCTTCATGTATTTTTGTACCTTTTCAGGGAAAAGGCGCCTTATAATATACTATACAAGAGAAGAATCGACAGAATCGGCTGTTTTATGTGCCCGTCAAGCGATCTCGCGACATTTGAAATAATAAAGGCCGAATACCCTGACCTCTGGAAAATGTGGGAAGAAAAACTGTATTACTGGATGAACAAACAGGGTCTTTCCGAGGACTGGGTAAAGAATGCCGAATGGAGAAAGAGAGGAGGAGAGGATGACACAAGTAGTTATACTTGATTATGGTCTTGGAAATCTCAGAAGCGTAAAAAAAGGTCTTGAGAAAGCCGGTGCACAGACTACTATCACATCTGACCTGAAAGTCATGGATTCTGCGGACGGTGTTGTTCTCCCGGGTGTCGGTGCATTTTCCGAAGGGATGGAGAAGCTTTGCGATATGAAGGCTGCCCTATGCGATTATGTAAAGGAAAGGCCTGTTCTTGGTATATGTCTGGGGATGCAGATGCTTCTTGAGGTCGGTGAAGAGTATGGTATCCATAAAGGTCTTGGACTTGTCCCGGGAACCGTCAAACGTTTTCCTGTCCGGAAAGGCTATAAAATACCTCATATGGGTTGGAACACTATATCAATAACGCAGAATGACCCTTTTCTTGAAGGAATAGATAATAACAGCTATGTCTATTTCGTTCATTCCTATTATGCCGAAACGAAACCGGAGTACACTCTTACTTCAACCGATTACATTTGTCCTTTTGCATCTTCTGTAAAAAACAAAAATGCGTATGGGACGCAGTTCCACCCGGAAAAAAGCGGGAAGACTGGCTTAAAGATTCTTGAAAACTTCATTGGGCTTTGTAGTGAATAATTTTTTTACATTCTATTTTTTTCATATACTATGAAACAGGTTCTTTATTTGAATTTATGGCATTCACAATTCTCTCTGATGATTTCTGCAAAGTTGATATTTTTAAGGAATTAATTCATCTGGTCAGATCAGCAATAACGGTAATACGGAATTGTTGTATAAAATGTTTTCATCCAATAAAAGTAGAAGTTATTTTACTTTGTCAGACTGTAGAGATATTATTGAAAGCCTTTAGTTCATTTACATATTTTTCGATAAGATCTCTGTAGTCATGCATGATTCCTTTTTTACATTTTGAGTAAGAAAATTTTTGGAATATTTCGTCTTGTCACTGTGAAATTGAGAATCATATATCGTTGGTGGGGTCTTCTGACTCATCAATTATAAGAAATCTTACAAAAATAGATCTAACTTTTAGTAAAGTGCTGTCGGTGGGATCCGAACCCACGACCTCCAGATATCTCAGATATCAAAGCGCCCCGAAATGTCCTCAAAAACCCTATGAGTCTGGCGCCCTAACCGACTAGGCCACGACAGCACATCTTTAATTTAAATGTCGGTCTTACACACGAAGTGCATAATGAAAACGACGGATTCTCTATTAAAGGTTATGATATTGTTTTGTAAATCTGTATCAAAACAAAGTAACTCCTGTTAAAAATAAAAATGCCTAAAATATTTCTAAAAATTAAAAATTAATTTTCACTTTTTCAATTAATTCTCAGACTTCATAAGCTCTTTTTCAGTATCATCGAATACTTTGGTTATTGATTCGCTAGGGGGCTTCGTGTATATGCTTACAATGTATATCGCCGCAAGTGACAGGAAAAATCCAGGGATTATCTCGTAAAGACCGAAGAATTCAAACTGTTTCCATATCAGGACAGTAATTCCTCCGACTATGATTCCGGCAAGTGCTCCCGGAAGGTTTGTTCTCTTCCAGAACAGGGCCATTATCACAATCGGGCCGAAAGCAGCGCCGAACCCGGCCCAGGCATATGAGACGATATTGAATACAAAACTGTTCGGGTCAAGTGCAAGTATTATTGCAAGTATTGCAACAAGAAGAACGGAAAACCTGCTTATCCATATCAGCTGCCTGTCTGAAGCATCTGATTTCAGGTAATTTTTGTAAAGGTCCTGTGATACTGCCGAAGCGCTTACAAGAAGCTGGGAAGATGCGGTACTCATAATTGCTGCAAGAATACCACAGTAAATTATTCCTGCAAGGAACGTGAAGAAAACCTGACCTGTCATAACCATAAATACTGTCTCTGAGTCTGCACCGACAAGAGGAGTCGAGAGAAAGACTCTTCCGATAATTCCTATAGCAACGGCCGCAAAAAGCGAGATGATTACCCATATCATTGCAACCTTCCTTGCTTCTTTTATTTCCCCGGCTTTTCTGATTGCCATAAACCTGACAAGTATATGAGGCTGTCCAAAATATCCGAGGCCCCATGCAAGCATGGATACTATCGCAATTACTGTAAGGGGACTTCCGTCAGTATCAAGGAACGGGTTTAAAAGTGCGGGGTTAATCTGCTGAATACCTGAAATTGCATTTTCCGGACCGCCAAGCATTGAAAGTGCTGCAATAGGAACGATAAGAAGCGCGAAAAACATTAAAGACCCCTGGATAAAATCGGTAAGGCATACAGCTTTAAAACCTCCTGTGAAGGTATATAATACGACGATTAAAGAGCCCATAAGAAGAGCTGTT comes from the Methanomicrobium sp. W14 genome and includes:
- a CDS encoding GNAT family N-acetyltransferase, with protein sequence MDSDIIITKRLFLIPETEETLEYELGKRGKPGTLSSVDIPENWPHETVTKEVFELFLGFCKEKRLYSYYWVLKGENKDSKEYGTLIGSGGIILHENALPEIGYSVLKQFENMGYATEAVSAIVKKAFQSGLASEITAKTEKNNIPSQRVLDKNGFIKSGTENETGLLVYILKKK
- the hisH gene encoding imidazole glycerol phosphate synthase subunit HisH, with the protein product MTQVVILDYGLGNLRSVKKGLEKAGAQTTITSDLKVMDSADGVVLPGVGAFSEGMEKLCDMKAALCDYVKERPVLGICLGMQMLLEVGEEYGIHKGLGLVPGTVKRFPVRKGYKIPHMGWNTISITQNDPFLEGIDNNSYVYFVHSYYAETKPEYTLTSTDYICPFASSVKNKNAYGTQFHPEKSGKTGLKILENFIGLCSE
- the putP gene encoding sodium/proline symporter PutP — its product is MLSGNELETLAAFVLYLSIMVIIGFLYYRKTCSVSDYILGGRGLNRYVTALSAEASDMSGWLLIGLPGLAYLSGMSAIWVALGLIIGTFLNWKFIAKRLRVYTKNANDSLTLPEFLKNRFEDKSDIIGAISALFILVFFLIYTSAQFVASGKLFNTVFGIDYRTALLMGSLIVVLYTFTGGFKAVCLTDFIQGSLMFFALLIVPIAALSMLGGPENAISGIQQINPALLNPFLDTDGSPLTVIAIVSMLAWGLGYFGQPHILVRFMAIRKAGEIKEARKVAMIWVIISLFAAVAIGIIGRVFLSTPLVGADSETVFMVMTGQVFFTFLAGIIYCGILAAIMSTASSQLLVSASAVSQDLYKNYLKSDASDRQLIWISRFSVLLVAILAIILALDPNSFVFNIVSYAWAGFGAAFGPIVIMALFWKRTNLPGALAGIIVGGITVLIWKQFEFFGLYEIIPGFFLSLAAIYIVSIYTKPPSESITKVFDDTEKELMKSEN
- a CDS encoding DUF6159 family protein, with the protein product MFDRAIKGWTLFKETFGILRREKSLMAFPVLSGVCILIALVFLFFPVLFVFRSEGFNPDSMTTTGWITWVAVLFVIYLVIAFISSFFKAGIVSNATAVIDGNDPALMDGIKASAANAGRIFVWSLIAATVGLVLRLLRNQKSGAGQVIGDIVSLIAGAAWELATFFVIPVMIFEHKNAFSAIKESGSLFRQTWGETVVAGFSFAFVYIPFMLFLAGTFFSLATENTTVIASMGALTIIIFAITAILISALQAILVALMYNYAKTGEISSKVDKNLITNSFTEKHTVQNKGFNYTGGNI
- a CDS encoding phosphoadenosine phosphosulfate reductase family protein — protein: MSKAFLGKLVLNWCDKCHTPVLGKKCFCGEETRSVSITPPGDIRPAFKADIDHINDLYLKQFGEKLVPEGHIVILNKIPDVDRMEEVIMGGAVVCAYRYIPSEKRWELLPRVHAAKYSKPKYKYIVADDGAVEPIKKGSSLLAPGLVDIEESVKADDEVFILSKSGECIAVGRSRVSAKEAKEMDRGPVAKTRKTKPDVCVPGEASWEKAVGANTNILNNAESEAVNFVKSVVSKNPGLQCNVSYSGGKDSLATLLIVLKAIGKVPVLFSDTELEFPETYKNVEEVVEKYGLDIVRTGAGETFWEDFEVEGPPAVDVRWCCKVCKLLPVKRIIEEKWGECLSFIGQRKYESLARMKSPRVWRNYKVQVQLSAAPIQHWTALHVFLYLFREKAPYNILYKRRIDRIGCFMCPSSDLATFEIIKAEYPDLWKMWEEKLYYWMNKQGLSEDWVKNAEWRKRGGEDDTSSYT
- a CDS encoding GyrI-like domain-containing protein; the protein is MQVSKITIGSFSHLTYLSQKALRLYDKKGILVPGFKDMFTGYRYYTTEQIEEALKIKVLAGLGFSLSEISVIMSAIENGDEKYVSALISKRRIATMAEIDRLEKIKILLTEKKGFTELFRMNVSEPVVKEVPALRVLSARRTGTYEEVCSDIADSLMEIVSSPENQKNAVKVTGPCISLCYDEEYRETDADIEMAVPVSGQVISDNPSFSVRTLPSCKVISVIYKGPYEHEGFSVAFGNVFRYASENGLETTGPDRQIYLNNPDENDPKDYLTEIQIPLK
- a CDS encoding epoxyqueuosine reductase; this translates as MTEKLKTVLKEKCREMDIPIFGVASAESWEKPPFRPWIPKDFYPRSVFPEAKSVIVIGLPVHLPVIETTPSVWYRELYGTLNRLLDQYTYRIAEYLNKCGYPSVSVPRDGYTGIDVLLEKPVAFFSHRHAAFLAGLGNFGVNNMLLTPEYGPRVRFGSVFTAACLPPDPLMEEELCCHCMACVRMCPVSALNGGGNYPESLTDKKACAENSARLEKRRLAPCGICIKVCPQGKDRTYYDRKNIVIYDDNNEIRPELKKAWEHVRSYGTK